The sequence CCTATGAAGTTGGCACACAGCGACTGTCACAACCATTGCGATGGTCAACCACGGCCATATTTTTCCCGCGCTGATTTGCGACATATGTGACTCTCTTGCTCGCTACTCCTAGTATCGGAATTGAACGGCAATCCCGCTAAGCTGGACGCGGGAGGGAGCGAGCCGTAGGCTCCCGCATCCGCCCCGCCAAGGCGGCAGTCCACCAGACCGCACATTACATTTTATCTGAGCTATTTTCAAACATCTTGATTTTCAACTAAAACGCTTCATAACTTACTCAATGCCGGAGAGATGCAGGCCGAAAAGTAGCCTGTCCCCTTTTCTCCGTCATTTATCCTTCAACTCAACATCAGGATTGAGCGGCGATTTCCCTTAGCGGGACGCGGGGAAAAACAAACGCACACGCGTTCGTCCATCCGCGCCGGCAAAACGAGATCCCCAACCAAATTACTTCTTATATGCGATTTTCAGGCCTAAAAAACGTGTCTAAGCCACTTTTAAAGGCCCTAAAATCACATAATCACTTCGTGGCCAATAAGATATCGTGGTGCGACCCCGATCTTTGTCGTCCTGGAATATCTCCCCCCGCTCGTTCCCGCGGATTGTGACGTGGTACCATGCCCCGGATATTCAATCCTCAATGGTCTTGTCATGCTCGCACTACATCAACCATGCTCCTATCAGTGTATAGTAAATGTCTGACTTTTTGTTCGCCGATTTTCTTGAAATGGAGGGAAGGATGATGAGGGCTGGCTTTTACAGGGGGCGCCCGCTCGAATGACTTGTTCGCGCCGCCAGGCGCGGCAAGTCATGAGAGTCCGCCGGGCAATTCCGTCGTTCGAGCCTGCTTTTCCTCAAGCGGTCTTTTCTTTCAGCCGTTCGGAAATCCAGACCTTGATGATGGATTGGCGGGTGACCCCTAATTTTTTGGCCTCTTTGTCCAAAGAATGGATCATCCAGTTGGGAAAATCCACATTGACTCGGCGTTGTTCTTGGTCGGGTCTTCGGGCCTTGGACAAGTCAAGATAGCTGATGACGTTCCCGCCCTTTTCAAATTTCTCATCGAATTCATTAGCTTTCATACATCTGCACCTCCTCCGGCCTGGATTGTCTGACCGAGATGATTCTGGTTTTAATGCCCCGATAAGTAACGACGGCTGTCCAATGTTTCTTGTTTATTGCTCCTATAACTAACATCCTCGGCTCATCTTTTGTTCTGGCAGGGATTTCGACTCGACTGATGTCGTGCCACAGTGTTTGTGCTTCCACAAAGTCTATCCCGTGTTTTTCTTTGTTTGATCGGCTCTTCTGTTTGCCGAATTCAAATTCCATAACGGTATAAATACTATACCCTTTTGGTGTTTACCGTCAATTGCTTTTTTGCTCGTTTTTTGCTCGAACGTTGATTTTCAGCGGCGGCGCGGCTTCGCGACGTACGCTGCAAAACTTGGTTCGGCAATCTTATTTCACTGTCCAGTTCTTGGTCGTCTTGTCCATGTAGACGGCGACATGATGCCAGCCACCTTTTCCCTTGCCGGTGGGTGACCACACGACCGTCCAACACCACTTGTCTTCTTTCGGTAGTTGTCCGTAAACTGCTTGGGAAATGTAATGCTCCGAGAGGTCTATCTCTGATTTCTTCAGGTGTT is a genomic window of Candidatus Auribacterota bacterium containing:
- a CDS encoding CopG family transcriptional regulator; the protein is MKANEFDEKFEKGGNVISYLDLSKARRPDQEQRRVNVDFPNWMIHSLDKEAKKLGVTRQSIIKVWISERLKEKTA
- a CDS encoding BrnT family toxin — encoded protein: MEFEFGKQKSRSNKEKHGIDFVEAQTLWHDISRVEIPARTKDEPRMLVIGAINKKHWTAVVTYRGIKTRIISVRQSRPEEVQMYES